From Elaeis guineensis isolate ETL-2024a chromosome 16, EG11, whole genome shotgun sequence, a single genomic window includes:
- the LOC140854392 gene encoding MLO-like protein 14, with product MAEQSEEMRSLALTPTWSVATVLTIFVAVSLLVERSIHRLSNWLRKTHRNPLFEALEKMKEELMLLGFISLLLTATSRTISSICIDSKFYDGHFSPCTRAEVEDGTDAETDTPQDRKRLMAFVLHRSIKRALSELNQKKCTEGHEPFVSYEGLEQLHRFIFVMAITHVSYSCLTMLLAIVKVHTWRKWEEEAYRGQHDPYSEITRTLTMRRQSTFVKFHKSSAWSRNNLVVWMTCFLRQFGGSVVRADYLTLRRGFILNHHLTPRYDFHSYMIRSMEEEFKRIVGLSAPLWGFVVAFMLCNVNGSHLYFWIAIIPVALVLLVGAKLQHVIATLALESAGLSGFGARLKLRDDLFWFKKPEFLLSLIHFILFQNAFELGSFFWFWWQFGYNSCFIRNHFLVYARLILGFAGQFLCSYSTLPLYALVTQMGSNYKAALIPQRIRETIHGWGKAARKRRKHRRSIDDSTIHTETSTVCSIEEDEELLDDPSDNSYVRIELQPRSTTNTTVIDSDHSTIGNGHSNYSGAEAPLLQSVSVPSSPTLSGLQGNGISRSASMPIWRG from the exons TGGTTGAGGAAAACCCATAGGAACCCGCTTTTTGAAGCATTGGAGAAAATGAAAGAAG AACTGATGCTACTAGGCTTTATATCACTGCTTTTGACGGCCACCTCAAGAACAATTTCAAGTATTTGCATTGACTCAAAGTTCTATGATGGTCATTTTTCTCCATGCACCAGAGCTGAGGTTGAGGATGGCACAGATGCTGAGACTGACACTCCTCAGGATCGCAAGAGACTAATGGCCTTTGTTCTTCATCGTTCAATTAAGAGGGCACTGTCTGAACTCAATCAGAAGAAGTGTACAGAG GGTCATGAACCATTTGTTTCATATGAGGGTCTGGAACAGCTTCACCGGTTTATTTTTGTTATGGCCATAACTCATGTATCCTACAGCTGCTTAACAATGTTGCTGGCTATCGTAAAG GTACATACTTGGAGAAAATGGGAAGAAGAGGCTTATCGAGGTCAACATGATCCATATTCTG AAATCACCAGAACATTGACAATGAGAAGGCAGTCAACATTTGTAAAGTTTCATAAATCAAGTGCTTGGAGCAGAAATAACTTGGTTGTTTGGATG ACCTGTTTTCTCCGTCAGTTTGGAGGATCTGTTGTACGAGCTGACTACCTTACCCTCCGCAGGGGTTTTATCTTG AACCACCACCTTACACCAAGATATGATTTTCATAGCTATATGATACGCTCCATGGAAGAAGAGTTTAAGAGGATTGTTGGTCTGAG TGCACCACTGTGGGGTTTCGTTGTTGCTTTCATGTTATGCAATGTAAATG GTTCTCATCTTTATTTCTGGATAGCCATCATTCCTGTTGCT CTTGTACTTCTGGTTGGTGCCAAGTTACAACATGTGATTGCAACCTTGGCATTGGAGAGTGCTGGCTTGAGTGGATTTGGGGCTAGATTAAAACTTCGAGATGATCTCTTTTGGTTTAAGAAGCCAGAATTCTTACTGTCTTTAATCCATTTCATTCTTTTCCAG AATGCATTTGAGTTGGGTTCATTCTTCTGGTTTTGG TGGCAATTTGGATACAATTCATGCTTTATCAGGAACCATTTTCTGGTATATGCTCGCCTTATCTTGGG GTTTGCTGGGCAGTTCCTCTGCAGTTATAGTACACTGCCCCTCTATGCATTGGTCACACAG ATGGGTTCAAACTACAAAGCTGCTCTTATTCCACAAAGAATCAGGGAGACTATCCATGGATGGGGGAAGGCAGCAAGGAAAAGGAGGAAGCACCGGCGCAGCATTGATGATTCAACAATTCATACAGAGACGAGCACAGTGTGTTCTATTGAAGAAGATGAGGAGCTGCTTGACGATCCCTCTGATAACTCTTATGTACGTATCGAATTGCAACCGAGATCTACTACTAATACTACTGTCATTGATAGTGATCACTCTACAATTGGTAATGGACATTCCAACTATAGTGGTGCTGAAGCACCTCTTCTCCAGTCAGTTTCTGTACCCTCGTCTCCAACTCTCTCAGGCCTTCAAGGAAATGGGATTTCACGGTCGGCTTCTATGCCAATATGGAGGGGTTGA
- the LOC105059008 gene encoding choline transporter protein 1 isoform X1, which produces MGGPLGAIIGRYPTAESGGGGGGSDGERGRGIVRKNRKCRDLVFLVIFIAFWVAMIVNSSFGFNQGNPLRLTYGLDYKGNICGNKHANPDLRALEVRYWLNPNQVYQSGLKSSQFTLADAKSICLMECPIPSEDGLNFICDYPEGGIHLSVDDWIDRNYDYFEFLTPDMRNSSLQLQGPCYPIVFPSVNVYWSCQFIARASNISLKHWLQMGGAAIEENMLIDKTIHRVINSPSAVLKRYVADIGKAWPVLIVCGGILPLFLSVIWLLMIRHFVAGMTWITVILFNALIISVTMFYYAKAGWIGHDAISVVIGESDPYVNISGREINHIRAVAVLMTIVMIVAFLSSIAIIRRILIATSVLKVAAKVIGEVQALIIFPILPYFILAIFYMFWLSAALHLFSSGQILKNDCNANCCSYDLKSTRVNCDSCCGYSIHYTPHIGISILFHLFGCYWATQFIIACSSTVIAGSVASYYWARNEISQEIPFLPVFSSLKRLLRYSLGSVALGSLIVSIVEWVRFILESLRRRLKLADTSPESLMGKMTSSSSQCCLGCIDWTIKSANRNAYIMIAITGKGFCKASAIATGLIMNNILRIGKVNVIGDVILFLGKLCVSLFCALFAFLMLDTHKYKSAHNKVSSPLFPVLACWGLGYVVATLFFAVVEMSIDTIILSFCQDAEENQGTAQYAPPLLMETLDGPSEMQRLTQGS; this is translated from the exons ATGGGGGGGCCGCTGGGGGCGATCATAGGGAGGTATCCGACGGCGGAGAGCGGCGGCGGAGGCGGAGGAAGCGACGGAGAGAGGGGACGCGGGATCGTAAGGAAGAACAGGAAGTGCAGGGATTTGGTGTTCCTCGTCATCTTCATCGCCTTCTGGGTGGCCATGATCGTCAACTCCAGCTTCGGATTCAACCAAGGAAACCCACTTCG GCTCACATATGGACTGGACTACAAAGGAAATATTTGTGGCAACAAACATGCTAACCCAGATTTACGTGCACTGGAGGTTAGGTACTGGCTGAATCCCAACCAGGTCTACCAAAGTGGTTTGAAGAGTAGCCAGTTCACTCTGGCTGATGCCAAGAGTATTTGCTTGATGGAATGTCCCATTCCTTCGGAAGATGGCCTCAACTTCATTTGTGATTATCCAGAGGGTGGCATTCACCTCTCAGTGGATGACTGGATTGACAGGAACTATGATTATTTTGAGTTTCTCACGCCAGATATGAGGAATAGTTCTCTCCAACTCCAAGGTCCATGTTACCCTATAGTATTTCCAAGTGTAAATG TTTACTGGAGCTGCCAATTCATAGCACGTGCATCCAACATTTCTTTGAAGCATTGGCTGCAGATGGGTGGTGCAGCCATTGAGGAGAACATGCTAATAGATAAGACGATTCACAGAGTGATCAATTCTCCATCTGCTGTCTTAAAG AGATACGTGGCAGATATTGGGAAGGCATGGCCTGTGTTGATTGTTTGTGGAGGAATCTTGCCATTATTTTTATCTGTGATCTGGCTATTAATGATTCGCCACTTTGTTGCTGGAATGACATGGATAACAGTGATTCTCTTCAATGCCCTTATAATATCTGTTACAATGTTTTACTACGCAAAAG CTGGATGGATTGGACATGATGCCATATCGGTTGTCATTGGTGAGAgtgatccatatgtcaacataaGTGGGAGG GAAATTAATCACATTCGTGCAGTAGCTGTTCTTATGACGATTGTAATGATTGTCGCATTCCTCTCTTCAATAGCCATCATCCGTCGTATTCTCATAGCAACATCTGTTCTGAAG GTTGCTGCAAAGGTCATAGGCGAAGTTCAGGCTCTTATAATTTTCCCAATTTTGCCATATTTTATCCTTGCAATCTTCTATATGTTCTGGCTTTCTGCTGCACTCCATCTTTTCAGCTCTGGTCAGATACTCAAAAATGATTGTAATGCCAATTGCTGTTCATATGACCTGAAGTCCACCAGAGTGAATTGTGATAGTTGTTGTGGCTACAGCATCCATTACACCCCTCATATTGGTATCTCCATCCTTTTTCACCTATTTGGATGTTACTGGGCAACGCAGTTCATCATTGCATGCTCTTCAACTGTTATCGCTGGATCGGTTGCCTCTTACTACTGGGCTCGTAATGAAATTTCG CAGGAGATTCCATTTCTCCCTGTATTTTCTTCTCTGAAGCGGCTTTTGCGTTACAGTCTTGGATCTGTGGCTCTTGGTTCACTGATTGTGTCCATTGTTGAGTGGGTTCGGTTTATACTAGAGTCACTTCGCCGCAGGTTAAAACTTGCTGACACTTCTCCTGAAAGCCTAATGGGAAAAATGACGTCCTCTTCTTCTCAGTGCTGCCTAGGGTGCATTGATTGGACCATCAAGTCTGCTAATCGGAATGCATACATCATG ATTGCTATCACCGGCAAAGGGTTCTGCAAAGCATCTGCAATTGCTACAGGTCTAATTATGAATAATATATTGCGCATTGGAAAAGTAAATGTCATTGGAGATGTTATTCTTTTTCTTGGGAAGTTATGTGTCAGCCTCTTCTGTGCGCTATTTGCATTCCTCATGTTGGACACTCACAAATACAAATCTGCCCACAACAAGGTTTCATCTCCTTTGTTCCCTGTTCTG GCGTGCTGGGGCCTTGGTTATGTAGTTGCAACCCTCTTCTTTGCAGTTGTGGAGATGTCGATCGACACCATCATCCTCTCCTTTTGCCAGGATGCAGAAGAGAATCAAGGGACCGCGCAATATGCACCTCCACTTCTCATGGAGACACTGGATGGCCCAAGCGAAATGCAGAGACTAACCCAGGGATCTTGA
- the LOC105059008 gene encoding choline transporter protein 1 isoform X2: MGGPLGAIIGRYPTAESGGGGGGSDGERGRGIVRKNRKCRDLVFLVIFIAFWVAMIVNSSFGFNQGNPLRLTYGLDYKGNICGNKHANPDLRALEVRYWLNPNQVYQSGLKSSQFTLADAKSICLMECPIPSEDGLNFICDYPEGGIHLSVDDWIDRNYDYFEFLTPDMRNSSLQLQGPCYPIVFPSVNVYWSCQFIARASNISLKHWLQMGGAAIEENMLIDKTIHRVINSPSAVLKRYVADIGKAWPVLIVCGGILPLFLSVIWLLMIRHFVAGMTWITVILFNALIISVTMFYYAKAGWIGHDAISVVIGESDPYVNISGREINHIRAVAVLMTIVMIVAFLSSIAIIRRILIATSVLKVAAKVIGEVQALIIFPILPYFILAIFYMFWLSAALHLFSSGQILKNDCNANCCSYDLKSTRVNCDSCCGYSIHYTPHIGISILFHLFGCYWATQFIIACSSTVIAGSVASYYWARNEISEIPFLPVFSSLKRLLRYSLGSVALGSLIVSIVEWVRFILESLRRRLKLADTSPESLMGKMTSSSSQCCLGCIDWTIKSANRNAYIMIAITGKGFCKASAIATGLIMNNILRIGKVNVIGDVILFLGKLCVSLFCALFAFLMLDTHKYKSAHNKVSSPLFPVLACWGLGYVVATLFFAVVEMSIDTIILSFCQDAEENQGTAQYAPPLLMETLDGPSEMQRLTQGS, encoded by the exons ATGGGGGGGCCGCTGGGGGCGATCATAGGGAGGTATCCGACGGCGGAGAGCGGCGGCGGAGGCGGAGGAAGCGACGGAGAGAGGGGACGCGGGATCGTAAGGAAGAACAGGAAGTGCAGGGATTTGGTGTTCCTCGTCATCTTCATCGCCTTCTGGGTGGCCATGATCGTCAACTCCAGCTTCGGATTCAACCAAGGAAACCCACTTCG GCTCACATATGGACTGGACTACAAAGGAAATATTTGTGGCAACAAACATGCTAACCCAGATTTACGTGCACTGGAGGTTAGGTACTGGCTGAATCCCAACCAGGTCTACCAAAGTGGTTTGAAGAGTAGCCAGTTCACTCTGGCTGATGCCAAGAGTATTTGCTTGATGGAATGTCCCATTCCTTCGGAAGATGGCCTCAACTTCATTTGTGATTATCCAGAGGGTGGCATTCACCTCTCAGTGGATGACTGGATTGACAGGAACTATGATTATTTTGAGTTTCTCACGCCAGATATGAGGAATAGTTCTCTCCAACTCCAAGGTCCATGTTACCCTATAGTATTTCCAAGTGTAAATG TTTACTGGAGCTGCCAATTCATAGCACGTGCATCCAACATTTCTTTGAAGCATTGGCTGCAGATGGGTGGTGCAGCCATTGAGGAGAACATGCTAATAGATAAGACGATTCACAGAGTGATCAATTCTCCATCTGCTGTCTTAAAG AGATACGTGGCAGATATTGGGAAGGCATGGCCTGTGTTGATTGTTTGTGGAGGAATCTTGCCATTATTTTTATCTGTGATCTGGCTATTAATGATTCGCCACTTTGTTGCTGGAATGACATGGATAACAGTGATTCTCTTCAATGCCCTTATAATATCTGTTACAATGTTTTACTACGCAAAAG CTGGATGGATTGGACATGATGCCATATCGGTTGTCATTGGTGAGAgtgatccatatgtcaacataaGTGGGAGG GAAATTAATCACATTCGTGCAGTAGCTGTTCTTATGACGATTGTAATGATTGTCGCATTCCTCTCTTCAATAGCCATCATCCGTCGTATTCTCATAGCAACATCTGTTCTGAAG GTTGCTGCAAAGGTCATAGGCGAAGTTCAGGCTCTTATAATTTTCCCAATTTTGCCATATTTTATCCTTGCAATCTTCTATATGTTCTGGCTTTCTGCTGCACTCCATCTTTTCAGCTCTGGTCAGATACTCAAAAATGATTGTAATGCCAATTGCTGTTCATATGACCTGAAGTCCACCAGAGTGAATTGTGATAGTTGTTGTGGCTACAGCATCCATTACACCCCTCATATTGGTATCTCCATCCTTTTTCACCTATTTGGATGTTACTGGGCAACGCAGTTCATCATTGCATGCTCTTCAACTGTTATCGCTGGATCGGTTGCCTCTTACTACTGGGCTCGTAATGAAATTTCG GAGATTCCATTTCTCCCTGTATTTTCTTCTCTGAAGCGGCTTTTGCGTTACAGTCTTGGATCTGTGGCTCTTGGTTCACTGATTGTGTCCATTGTTGAGTGGGTTCGGTTTATACTAGAGTCACTTCGCCGCAGGTTAAAACTTGCTGACACTTCTCCTGAAAGCCTAATGGGAAAAATGACGTCCTCTTCTTCTCAGTGCTGCCTAGGGTGCATTGATTGGACCATCAAGTCTGCTAATCGGAATGCATACATCATG ATTGCTATCACCGGCAAAGGGTTCTGCAAAGCATCTGCAATTGCTACAGGTCTAATTATGAATAATATATTGCGCATTGGAAAAGTAAATGTCATTGGAGATGTTATTCTTTTTCTTGGGAAGTTATGTGTCAGCCTCTTCTGTGCGCTATTTGCATTCCTCATGTTGGACACTCACAAATACAAATCTGCCCACAACAAGGTTTCATCTCCTTTGTTCCCTGTTCTG GCGTGCTGGGGCCTTGGTTATGTAGTTGCAACCCTCTTCTTTGCAGTTGTGGAGATGTCGATCGACACCATCATCCTCTCCTTTTGCCAGGATGCAGAAGAGAATCAAGGGACCGCGCAATATGCACCTCCACTTCTCATGGAGACACTGGATGGCCCAAGCGAAATGCAGAGACTAACCCAGGGATCTTGA
- the LOC105059009 gene encoding E3 ubiquitin-protein ligase RMA1H1 — MEVEGTVQAYIEESEVEKEPSKKCSMDAHSPSVNGCFDCNICLDSAAEPVVTLCGHLYCWPCIYKWLLVQTTSLQQCPVCKAPLSEDTLVPLYGRGVNTQEGSQQSLKIPHRRSIYRGRSLISSVIEHQYPRDHEEEYVDIQSPMPQPQLPHHHHHQRYDPYYSHLGNSFMSAPSSLLAAPVFHSTAGGVLGELAVAVFPWMFRSHEAGLYYGSRPYDLTASMNSPRLRRHQMQVESLLHQLWLFLFCCAALCLFLL; from the coding sequence ATGGAGGTAGAAGGGACTGTGCAGGCATATATTGAGGAATCTGAGGTTGAGAAAGAGCCATCAAAGAAGTGCAGCATGGATGCTCATTCACCTTCTGTAAATGGCTGCTTTGACTGCAACATATGTCTGGACTCTGCAGCTGAACCTGTTGTCACCCTCTGTGGCCACCTCTACTGCTGGCCCTGCATTTACAAGTGGCTGCTGGTCCAGACTACTTCCCTTCAGCAGTGCCCTGTCTGCAAGGCGCCGCTTTCAGAGGATACTCTTGTCCCACTCTATGGCCGGGGTGTCAATACCCAAGAAGGATCTCAGCAGAGCCTCAAGATCCCCCATCGGCGCTCCATTTACCGGGGCCGTTCTCTGATTTCTTCAGTTATTGAACACCAGTACCCTCGTGATCATGAGGAGGAATATGTTGATATCCAGTCACCAATGCCCCAGCCACAACTTCCGCATCACCATCACCACCAACGATACGATCCTTACTATAGTCATCTTGGTAACAGTTTCATGTCAGCACCATCATCACTGCTGGCAGCACCAGTCTTCCATTCGACAGCAGGTGGTGTGCTCGGGGAGTTAGCTGTTGCTGTCTTTCCATGGATGTTTAGGAGTCATGAGGCTGGACTGTATTACGGCAGCCGCCCATATGATTTAACAGCAAGCATGAACAGTCCTAGGCTGAGGAGGCATCAGATGCAGGTGGAGAGCTTGCTGCACCAGTTATGGCTCTTTCTCTTCTGCTGCGCAGCTCTATGCCTGTTCTTGTTGTGA